ttcaaaacaataaaaataaccacaatAGCTTACCTCACATTCTGAAGTGAGAATTTCTCAAGGTAATCTGCTTAATTGCCTTTTTGCACTGCACCTGCTAGATCAATCATGAACATCTTCCCTGGCATATGTAATGCTAGTGTAAACATCATCCTCATGCATGTCATAAGATCCTGTAGGATCATATCTATCCTCAAATGCATTTCGAGCCACAGAATTAGAACCATGATTGCCATATGCATTTCTTAGATGCCCATCTCTTACATCTAACTTCCGATCATCCCTTTGCATACCATCTGCAGATTCTAGTCCAGAATTCAACGACTTGTAATCATGATAGGACTTGCTAGAAGACCGTTTCTCATGATCCTTGGATCTAGTCAATTTAGTTTCATCTCGTCCTCTTTGGTGACCACTCCGCTCATGTGATCGGGCATGACTTCTGTGTCTTTCCGGACTTCTGCTGTACTCTCTTCCATGTCTGTCTTGGTTGGCACTTCTCCGATATTCCAGCTTTTCATGGTGACCGTGATTGCTTCGTCCTTGTTGCTCATAATCTTGAGGCAAAACATCCTTCAAGGTTTTAGATCTAGAATTGTGGTCGGGGTATGATTCCTTCCGGTAGTGGTTCGAAGTAGTTCTTGTTGCTTCAGAAGAATGGCTATTGACTTTTCTTAGTTCATTCACAGTAACATCAGGGGCAGAAGGAGGATTGGGAGACATCTCTTCCTCTTCAGTTCCCTTCTCAAAGCGGCCTATTCCTCCAGCTAGCTTGATTTCCTCCATGTATCCGTCAATTATATCCCTCATCACCTTTGACAAAGTAATTATAACTAAATAAGAGAGAGACAATGGCCTTTTTATAATGACAACATGAAGGTTAAATGTGAAAGTAATTGTTGTCAAATGGATGGATTTTCCTTTATTGGTTTTCTCAAGATTTGAACATATATGACACTACCACATGCCAAGAAAGATCAGTGATTAGAGATTGGAACTTACAGATCCAATTCATATGATTCCAACTTCCTCTTAATGAAAACTACAATACAATATTCACTTGGCAATAAGGCAAACTATCACTTTAGGAGTCACTTGGAAACTACAGGAAATAGGACACATGTACAAGCAGTTGATGATTTAGACAATACATAAAAGTAAATAGATTTCAACATGAAAAACTAATgaagctaatattttttataggtatAATAACAGTACTAGTAGGAGCTTCTTTAGCTTTTGCTCATTAGCTTCCTACCTGTAAAGTTGTTCGTTTCAACTTCTTTCCACGATATGACATTCTTCGACGTTTATAATCCctttcttcagccaataactccTCTCTTgtctttaatttgtttgattCCTTGTGCAAAAGAAAAAGATCATTAAACTTATGACCAAAGCAACATTTATGACAGACAAGCATTGTCAGGAGAGAACATGAGAAAATATGTTAGCAAGTGAAGGGTCCCATATTAGCAACTACTCGACCAGTTGCCAGTTTTCAAACCGTGGCTCTTCACAATAAATGAAACTCTGAAAGATATCAGGGGATCTAAAGGAAGtaactaaaattttgataaaatcaacaTCCAAATAAAAACCGATCctctttcctttatttttcttcaataccTATTACCATGGACATGACTGTGAATGCTATAATTTCAGACAGTTGAACTCAAACCTCTTCAAATGCATGCCAAGGATGTccaaaaaatgcattttctaaaataaaatttatctctAAATCATAGGCATGTAAAGAACATGTGGCAGCTACCTTCAGTAACTGAATACTACTGCACATCCCTAAAAATTTCAGTACCAAGGAAGACAAAACTTCCACTGCCTATGAAACTTTACAAAATTCCTGAACTATAATGTCATTTGCCTTCTTTGATATCATGTCACcatgtttctaaaatattttatatttttggtggGGCGGGCAGGAGgattttatatacatataaattctGTCCAGTATGTCATTTGCCTTCCTGAACTTGCAATTATGTCcagtaaaagaacaaaaactaaaagctccagcaattaaaacaaagaaaaccatcTACATGTTTAGTACCTGGTTAGATAATTGCTTTCGAGGAAGGCCATCATGCTCAATAATAGCTTTGTATTGAGGACGTTTACTTCTCTCATCATCAGCTCTTTTTGAGACAAAAGAATGCTCAGCCATCCTACACAGAAGGCGAGGCAAGTTGAAATCATACTGAACTTGTGAGTGAAACATATTACATGCAAGCAcaataagaaaaagaagtaaGAATAGCAATGTACCGCTGATATCTTGGTAGTTGTTGAGGAACCCGTAATAGCTTGATTTTTGCTTCTAGTATAGACCTTTCATGCAATGCAGCGACTGCAGCTGCCACTTGGGACACATAAATTACTCCATCATCACCTTCATCCActgcttttattattttacactcTCTACTTCCTTTTCGAGGCTCTTCATGTTTGCTATCCTTTATTTCACTCTCATAAGCATCTAAATCCCTCAGACTTTCTTTCAAACAAGAGTCCAACAGAAACAACACCTCATTAGCAGCGTCTAATAGACACTGCTTCAAAACATGAATGGCAAAACACTTTGCATTCACTTCACCATACAAAACAGAAAGCTGAGATGCAATCCACGTCAAAACTTGAACCAAAATTGGACACTTCAAAGATTTCACATTCATCTCACAACTCACAGAGCTCAAACCTTCCTTTCTAATAGCCTTCAAACAAAGCCTAAAAAGAACACATATATGATCCCTCATATAAACATCAATCACCACACCATATCGTGGAGAATTAGCAATAATCCAACTCCTCAAATCACTCCCTGTAATCAAATCCAACCTCAAAATCGAGCAAAACACACTATACGAATACATACTCGGATAATCAATCCAACCCTCTATCTCCCTCCTTATTGCCCACAACTCAGATGGCAAAACTCTAAACCCATTTTTATCAAAACCATCTCGCTCGCTCTCCCCACTAACCCCAAAATTCACAcattcaattaacaaaacaccaGGTAATGTAAAAATTCTTTTTGAGCTATCTAAATCATTCAAGTTAACAGCACCAGGGCAGTCATTGTAAGAGAAATGTGAACTAAACTGATTGTAATAGCTATCTAACGAGAAACAAAGTTCAGTTTCATTAGGGTCTTGTATTGATTGACtaaagtttgaatctttatGTGGGTCTTGAGGGTTAAGTGTATTGGGGTAGTGAAGATAATCAAAAGGGGAAGATGGGTTTTGAAAGAGAGGAACTGGGCAGTTAAGAGAGTGGAGGAAGAGGGATTCTGGTGGCATAAGGTGGTGACGATTGAAAGGGCAGGGGATAAAGTTGGCATTTTGGGGTTTTGAAAGGGTAATTTGTGGAGAGAGGGAA
This genomic interval from Populus nigra chromosome 11, ddPopNigr1.1, whole genome shotgun sequence contains the following:
- the LOC133668443 gene encoding U11/U12 small nuclear ribonucleoprotein 48 kDa protein is translated as MNPYTPHPNHLPFPYPSQNSNPNPNFLLHPFLPSQPPSKPPQVPPPTTTTTTTPILDLSTTLATLTNLLSLTHQTLTSLSPQITLSKPQNANFIPCPFNRHHLMPPESLFLHSLNCPVPLFQNPSSPFDYLHYPNTLNPQDPHKDSNFSQSIQDPNETELCFSLDSYYNQFSSHFSYNDCPGAVNLNDLDSSKRIFTLPGVLLIECVNFGVSGESERDGFDKNGFRVLPSELWAIRREIEGWIDYPSMYSYSVFCSILRLDLITGSDLRSWIIANSPRYGVVIDVYMRDHICVLFRLCLKAIRKEGLSSVSCEMNVKSLKCPILVQVLTWIASQLSVLYGEVNAKCFAIHVLKQCLLDAANEVLFLLDSCLKESLRDLDAYESEIKDSKHEEPRKGSRECKIIKAVDEGDDGVIYVSQVAAAVAALHERSILEAKIKLLRVPQQLPRYQRMAEHSFVSKRADDERSKRPQYKAIIEHDGLPRKQLSNQESNKLKTREELLAEERDYKRRRMSYRGKKLKRTTLQVMRDIIDGYMEEIKLAGGIGRFEKGTEEEEMSPNPPSAPDVTVNELRKVNSHSSEATRTTSNHYRKESYPDHNSRSKTLKDVLPQDYEQQGRSNHGHHEKLEYRRSANQDRHGREYSRSPERHRSHARSHERSGHQRGRDETKLTRSKDHEKRSSSKSYHDYKSLNSGLESADGMQRDDRKLDVRDGHLRNAYGNHGSNSVARNAFEDRYDPTGSYDMHEDDVYTSITYAREDVHD